The proteins below come from a single Aegilops tauschii subsp. strangulata cultivar AL8/78 chromosome 6, Aet v6.0, whole genome shotgun sequence genomic window:
- the LOC109741906 gene encoding potassium channel KAT1, translating to MTQAHSKSHFHQFWDGLHINGSSDSFAIELLPSLGATINHSNKLKKFIVSPYDPRYRFWELFLIVLVVYSAWVCPFELAFLRNLPSKLVLVENIVNGFFAIDIVMTFFVAYVDSKTHLLVDDRKRVAVRYLSTWFIFDVCSTAPFQPIILLFTHKGNDLSFKVLNLLRLWRLNRVSTLFARLEKDIRFNYFWTRCSKLISVTLFAVHCAGCFNYMLADRYPYPENTWIGAVMPTFRSESLWTRYVTALYWSITTLTTTGYGDLHAENPREMLFDIFYMLFNLGLTAYLIGNMTNLVVHGTSRTQKFRDSIYAASEFAARNQLPVSIKEQMLSHFCLQFKTEGYNQKTMLNGLPKGIRSSIAYSLFFPILRRAYLFHGVSNSFIAELVMEVQPEYFPPKEDIILQNEGAADIYLIVSGAVNMITTINGNEQVYAKVTNGDMFGEVGALCNITQPFTFRTAELSQLLRISRTRLREAIQNHREDNDILMNNLFQKLKLPENLPEVNQPDRRFLSKYDLFHIPREERMLQWPHQHYTEQKSIDLGSKVPISGDGPHSTKLFGQVPQQEDIHNKSNCKYRLSDGMMDKEEDLNEVRINCETKTSAEEFCIKIKSEDKTAASSQQTILAKMQPGSPQRTSENISRSRYQDYSGIKAANKRVTIHIYSHNAIGSTVQNGKLISLPDSLEELIKIGRQKFPNFHPTKVVSRDYAEIDDISVIRDGDHIFFLQI from the exons ATGACTCAAGCTCATTCAAAATCTCACTTCCACCAATTCTGGGATGGGCTTCACATCAACGGGAGCAGCGACAGCTTCGCCATCGAGCTACTGCCGTCGCTTGGCGCAACCATAAACCACTCCAATAAGCTGAAGAAGTTCATCGTATCGCCCTACGATCCCCGCTACAG ATTCTGGGAGCTGTTCCTCATAGTCCTAGTTGTTTATTCCGCCTGGGTTTGCCCGTTTGAACTGGCATTCTTGAGGAACTTGCCGTCTAAGCTTGTGCTAGTTGAGAACATTGTCAATGGCTTCTTTGCCATTGATATTGTTATGACATTCTTTGTAGCTTATGTTGACAGTAAAACACATCTTCTTGTGGACGATCGGAAGAGAGTTGCAGTAAG ATATCTATCAACTTGGTTCATATTTGATGTATGCTCAACAGCTCCATTTCAACCCATCATCCTTCTGTTCACACACAAGGGAAATGACCTTTCCTTTAAGGTTCTCAATCTGCTAAGGTTGTGGCGTCTTAACAGAGTCAGCACGCTGTTTGCCAG GCTGGAGAAGGATATCCGATTCAACTATTTCTGGACTAGGTGCTCAAAGCTTATTTCT GTCACCCTCTTTGCGGTGCATTGCGCGGGATGCTTCAACTATATGCTTGCTGACAGATACCCCTACCCAGAGAATACATGGATTGGTGCCGTGATGCCTACATTCAGATCAGAGAGCCTATGGACTAGATATGTTACTGCTCTGTACTGGTCCATTACGACGCTGACAACAACAGGATATGGGGACTTGCATGCTGAGAACCCAAGGGAGATGCTCTTTGATATTTTCTATATGCTCTTTAATCTGGGCTTGACGGCTTACCTCATCGGCAATATGACCAACCTGGTTGTTCATGGCACCAGCCGCACCCAGAAATTT AGGGACTCCATATATGCAGCTTCAGAGTTCGCGGCACGAAATCAGCTGCCTGTGAGCATAAAGGAGCAAATGCTATCTCACTTCTGCCTACAGTTCAAGACAGAAGGCTATAACCAGAAGACCATGTTAAATGGTCTACCAAAAGGAATCCGTTCAAGCATAGCATACAGCTTATTCTTCCCAATCTTGCGACGAGCCTATCTCTTCCATGGAGTATCCAACAGTTTCATTGCAGAACTG GTCATGGAAGTGCAGCCTGAGTATTTTCCACCAAAGGAAGATATCATATTGCAGAATGAAGGGGCAGCTGATATTTACCTAATAGTTTCAGGAGCAGTG aatatgaTAACAACCATAAATGGGAATGAGCAG GTATATGCGAAAGTTACGAATGGTGATATGTTTGGAGAGGTTGGTGCTCTATGTAACATAACTCAGCCATTTACTTTCCGCACAGCTGAACTGTCACAACTCCTGAGAATCAGCAGGACAAGACTCAGAGAGGCCATTCAAAATCACAGGGAAGACAATGACATTCTAATGAATAATCTATTCCAG AAACTGAAGCTACCGGAAAATTTACCTGAAGTGAACCAACCAGACAGAAGATTCTTGAGCAAGTATGACCTATTTCATATACCTCGAGAAGAACGGATGCTACAATGGCCACACCAACATTACACAGAACAGAAAAGTATAGATCTTGGTAGCAAGGTTCCAATATCTGGAGATGGTCCTCATTCAACGAAGTTATTCGGACAAGTGCCACAGCAAGAAGACATCCATAACAAGTCGAACTGCAAGTATAGATTATCGGATGGAATGATGGACAAAGAAGAGGATCTCAACGAGGTTCGCATAAATTGTGAGACCAAAACAAGCGCTGAAGAGTTCTGTATTAAAATAAAATCCGAAGACAAGACCGCAGCAAGCAGTCAGCAAACAATACTTGCGAAAATGCAGCCGGGTTCTCCACAAAGGACATCCGAAAACATATCAAGGAGCAGATATCAAGATTATAGTGGCATAAAAGCAGCCAATAAAAGAGTTACAATTCATATATATTCTCATAATGCAATAGGTTCTACGGTACAGAATGGGAAGCTTATCAGCCTGCCTGATTCGCTGGAGGAACTTATAAAAATTGGCA GACAGAAGTTTCCAAATTTCCATCCGACAAAAGTGGTCAGTAGAGATTATGCTGAAATAGATGACATTAGTGTCATCCGAGATGGCGACCACATATTCTTTCTTCAGATTTAA